Genomic window (Pseudoliparis swirei isolate HS2019 ecotype Mariana Trench chromosome 23, NWPU_hadal_v1, whole genome shotgun sequence):
CCAACATTGAGCGAACAGCCAGAACGGCTTTGCAGTGACTTTTGTTAATGTGGGGGAAAACATCTGGTAAGagtgtatatttattcaaactctCCATTCATCTATAATTGAGTCAGTTATGGTGCAAAGAGCATTTGATAACAGAACAGTGTCACCTTGTAATAAGAACTTGTGTACAAATAGTGTGACATCCGTGTCGGGGTCGGCTCTAAACATGTGATACTCACACGTCAATGAGGTCTGGCTTGAGCACAGAAGGCACAGCGGTCTCCAGGTCATAAAGGCTTGTCCGAGAGCCGTAGCAAGTCACTTCGACCAACCTTGAAAAAGAAACACATGGTGATAATTTCCTCGTTAATGGAGTAACAGTAAATTGAAAATCAACACCACCActtattttttgtaaatgtatacCACTTGGGATAGTATGAGACAcaatgaatatattttaatagGAAAACAGAAACCAACCAACTTAGAGTTAGTCAAGATTCATTATTGACTGCAGAATGTATTAAATGATTACTCGCCATTGAGTTAACTGTTGactattttgataatcaatGTATTGCTTTCAGACACAAGAAAGAAAGCCATAATTCTCTGAATCCAGCTTCTAAAATGTGAAGATATTTTATGATAGTTAACTGGATATCTTTGACTAaaaattcacattttaaaatttCATTTGGGATACATTTTTCACAATTTATAGACCAAACAATAAATTAATTGTGAAAATAATCAGATTTCTCaacaatgaaaataatcattagcTTGTGTACtatgaaaaacatatttaaaaatgaactCATGATGTATTTATAACAACCACTTATTAATATGTGGGATGAGTATGAGAGCACCGACCTCTCCACCACTGCCAGGGCGTCATTGAAACGTGCAGCAAAAACCTCCCCGGTGAAATGCTCCGCCAAGCGCCCGACCGCTTGAAGTAGAGAGCTGAGGTCCCTGAGAGAACAATGAAGTCGACGGCAATCATTCTCTGCTGAGACATTAAGCCTCCGACCTGAAAGAAGAACAATGTGACGGATCAATGAAAACATTTtactataatatatttattataattcatcaaaaagacaaaaaaagactcACTTGAGCCAGTGGTGACAATAAACTGCTGCAAACCCAGGTATACGTCCAGGTTATCTTGGAGGACTGGAAactagagagagaaaagaggaataaGGATGACGCCGCTTCTGATAAATCCAAAAATATATCTTGATAGCTAATAAAATCAAGCGCCATGTGAACCTGTTTTTGTATATTCTTTAATTGGTTTAGATGCTACTTTAtactatatacatacaaacacctAACACCCAAGACATAAGGGATTTTGAGAAAATGGTTCCAGACTAACTCATGGAATAATATTTAACAgaattacatttttactttttataaaaaactaagataataaatactaaataatattACGCATTCACAGTTATAGgagctttgtgtgtttgtggcgcCACGCTGGAGAGCAAACAGTGAACATCATTTTGAAACGCTGGACGCAAGCAAATAAGAATTGAAGCAGGAGATTTCTTTAGATTAAAAACACGTTTTGAGACGATTACATCGATCttttttcaatacatttttaaCTGAAGGCTGAAACAGCGACACAAACAGTGGCGGGGGAAGtgattgctgtgtgtgtgtatggttttTTAATAACTAATATACAGAACAAGATTATAGACTATGCATTTCTAAGGGTATGTAGACAAATGATTAACAGAGGCATGATACCGACAGGGCAGGTCACCTGTCAACACACGACGCagattaatacattttaaatgttgaccATGACCCCGTCCACAGCAGTACATTGCTTTGCTAGTGTGTTGGCGGTACTCCTGTCGGCCCTCCAAACTAGGGGTGCTGATCGCAATCTACAATAGGTAAAATACCGTCTGGGGATAAGTACTCCCTTAAAAAATCTAAGCTATCCTTTTAATGATTTGGAAAGTTACAGTGCCTACCCAGATGTTGCGTTTTATTGTTGTCGGCATTCATGCAGACACCAAACATATTAAGCACCCAGCAAATAATGTTCCAGGTCAGATAAGTAAATTCACTTCTGCAGTTTATGTGCAACAGCTGGAATTCAAAGATGATAATATGCAAATGAAGTCCACTTTAATATGCCTAAACAACTTACAAACTGTCACGGTCTCAGCAAAACGGGTCTCTTACCAAAGTAGAGAATGCATGGGATGGGAGCAGCTCCATCACTTTGGCAACCACCTCCAGACTCTGACGCAGGTACCTTTGCCACTCGGTCTGTTGCTATAGTTACCAAACAAAAAGAATATACAGACTTTGGAGTGGTGATAAAGGCCTTTGTAATGTCTGTCCATCTTAAAGAGgctaatatgtaaataaatatgatcATCTTTTACTATCGAGTTCAAGGAACCGCAGAGACACGAAACATGcataaaaaggaagaaatgtGCAACTGAAATATATGAAAATTGTTCTTACGTCGTCATCCAGAGTCTCATCATCCAACTCTTCTAACTGGGCCTGATTGTATCTGAACTGAATGCGATTCAGAACTTCCCTTAACAAAAGACCTATGGCATCTTTGTACCTGTccaaccacaaataaatatatatatatatataaaaatctcatcataaaaaaaagtatcaacAAATTAATAACGCAAATAAGGCATTTTATACACTTCAATGCATATGCACGACTTACCTATTTAGAACAATTTCCCGGTCAGCGAGTCTGTCTTTGGTTTTGGTTGTTAAAAAATCCAAAAAGACACTCCAAATATCCAAACAGGCAAAGTAGCCTTCATGGGTAGGCTGTTGAACCAATGAGAAGCAGGTATTGTAATCTGTTAAAACAATTTTTCAAGACACCTGTAGCAATAAACTACTAAATTAGCAACTGCTTGACACAATTATCATTACCTGGTTGAAGGTGAACTTGAAAAGCAGGCCAAGGAACTCTACGATTGGAAATTGAGGACTGGACTCAATTCGCCTCAAGTGAACACTGACAAACAGGCGCAGGAAATCTGTGAACTTTTCCAAGTAACTGCAAGATGAAAGAGAAAACATTGaccaaataaaacattaaagtcAGGTAGCCTTCCCAGAGTATATGTGGGTTGATAATATAAATCAAGGCTCGGTGCCTAGTCAGCAAATGTTTCATTACCCTGGCCCTAATTTCCATATTGAGAACAGAAAATGCAGCTCGTGTGTCGGCACACACGGCAACACCGCGCATGAAAACAGCCAGCGTGTTTAACAATTATTGAGATGGCACAGCTGAAGTGATACATGCTTGATGACTTATGTCTGGgatcgcctgtgtgtgtgtatatatatatacatacatgcatacatatacagacacacagacacagagaaagagaagcaGTGATGAAACAAACGGAATTTTTAAGAGATGCTCCAAGAAATAAAACTGTAACTTTTGACTGCAAATTAGCTTTGAGTACAACAAAAGTCAATATGACTAATTGCAGACCTCATGGTGACATTGCCATGATAGAATACACTCCGGGGTCTGCATGCCTTGTGTATGCATACATAATAAACTAATGGTTTGAGCCATACCTCTCATCAAGTTCTTGCAGGCGGCTCTTGACTGTATGAGAGTTATTCTCTCGCGTCAGTCTCTGCAGGAGAAAGAAGGTCTGCTGGAACATGCGCAACAGGTACTCTTCAAAATCCAGTGGAACACAGTTCTTTGACACAAGCTCGTTGATACAGGTCATGGCGTATACACCAAGCCGGGCACGATCCACCTTGTTGCCCTCGCTCTGCTGTCCGTTTCGCCCCCCTCCGTTCGGTGCTGGTGGCATATTCCCAGGATTAAGCTGACCATTAGAGCAGCAGTTTGAGGAGATGAAGGATCCTGGCTTGGCCTTTGTCCGAAGATCACAACCAAAACGTGCAAAATGAAAAATGGATGCCAGCAGGGTGGGTGTGATGCTCGTGGACAGAGGGATCCAGCTGAACAGGTGAGCCAAACACTCCAAAACAAGACAACAGAGCTGCTGACTCTCATTGTCCAATGTTGCCATGGGCTGGCAAAGCAGCTTTGAGTACCGACTGTCCTGAAACAAACTGCCCAGCAATTCCACTGATGgattgaacacacacaaaaaggtcAGGTTAACACACAACAAACCTCTCCATGAAATGCTTGCAGTCATCAAAGTTAGAAAATTCAAATAAGCAAAACTATTCAATAATCATCACAACATTCCAAACATGTTTTTGCAGTTTTAACTTACTAATGGACAATTTACTCACCACTTTCCCCTGAGGTGggcgagggaggaggggtggatgCTATGACACTGTGTTTGTCCCAATAGTTCTCCAGAATGCCTGAAAAACAAGACGTGACCAAAACCCAATTATCTACATATATAGGGAAAGTTATCGACCAAAATAGTCTCAACATTGGATTTGTATTCAGGCTATCCTTTACATCCCTTACACTGTTAACTCAGACTTCAGTTACAAACAGCCATGTGCATGCATCAACCAGTAGTTCTGCACAGTCACTACAATTGACCTATCAGCAATTACAACTGGGAGAAGAATAAAAATACATTGGGAAATCCCTTGTGCACAAAGTATTAAAGGTTGTTCTCACCAGTCAACAGTCCAAGCACCGTCGGTACCTGCGCTAGCAGAAGTTTACGCAACTCATCTTTCCTGGCGACACTCAGGTCTTCTCGAGGACACGCAAGTTCTTCTGACGTGGTTTTCAACATCATCAACCCCAATGAAGCGAGAGCTGGGGACTGGATCAACTGTGGTTTACAAGAGATGAACAGACATTAGCTCCACCAATAAAGATTACTGAATGTTGCCCACTCCgagagaaacatttaaaaaaaatactttacatGCCACACAATAAACATTTCTTCACACAAATTGGCCCAAATTGCTCAAATTTGCTTTAAGCATTTACAATATGAGAGGGACACGTATTTATAGCATCTTCCCATTAACAGAAAACTATTTGTTTAGTCCAACGGAAGCTATGATTTTGTtaatttgttgttttaaaatgtgGCTTTTGTGTCTTCGtcgattttttttgtatttaagaACATATAAAAAAGCACCCATTTACTGATGATTGATATGTACACTTAATCTTTCAATAGCAGAAATGACATCAGCAGGGCTTACCTGAAGGGTGTTTGTGAAGAAATCATGGTAAAACATTGGCCAGTCTTGGCGACCAATGTCCACAATGACTTTGCACAGTTTGTTTCGGATAAAAAATGGCACCGTTTTGTGCTGAGCAAGGAGGAGTTTGGGCAGACAGCTGCGAATCTCCATCTTGTCTTGTGAAGCAACACCGATCCACATCTTGTTCACCAGGTTCTGGAAGTAAAAGGGAACAATCAGTGGTCAAAGCTGCGTCTGAAAGAGACTTCAAGTTTATCCAGACAATATTTTGTGCCAGTTCTTAGCTAACTTGTTTTGCAGAATTAAAGGAATGAGGAAACAAGTACAGCGTAAAACAAATTATGTTCTCAGTCCCTTTAAAACAATACCTTTCTTTGTTCttatatttttaaagtataCAAAACTCTAGGCAGTGCTATGAACAAAAAATATGAATCTCCTACTGCAAGGACTTACTTCAAATACTGTTAGGCTGTACATCATTACATATTCATTCTGAGTATTGGAGAGAAAGAACAAACACTGGCGCCATGCTTCAGTCTGCTGTGCAAAGTTATTCAGCAGCTCTTCTGCAGAAAAAAGGAAGTCGACATGACAGAGGTACATGACATTGAAGTAGTTCACTTACAGACGGACTGAAAGTAATGCGCCACAACACAGGAAGTGTATAACAAGTGACGCAAGAAATACTTTTAATAGAAAGCAAATGACTTCAGGTCACATTAAATACTCTACAGTGACGACGAAACCTATGTTAGAGTATATGGCAGTGTCCAGTACATGGTATAGGGGGATCAGGACTTGGTCAGGCTAATGTGTCAATTGCCAACATAATTTGAGAGAGCATCAGattggaaaaaaacataaatgtttgACAAGGTTTTCAAGGCCACACTTACCtatttctctctttcgctcATTGGTTGTGCAGCTGTGAAAGAACTCCGTCATAAGGCTCTCCAGCGCACGCAATGATGCCTCCTCTGAAGCCTATCAGATgccaaaaaaggttgagaacaaAACATTTGACAATATGCAAAATCCAAAACCTGTGAATGttatatttttttccccaatcaTCTACCCATTAGCATCACAGAATTCCCACTGACTACTATCTGTCAGTTTGGCAGACACAGTTCAGTTGTCATGCACAACAGATGCCCAAATAAAGACCAATCATAAgcgactaaaaacacatctttacgAACAAGAAATCAATATACGAATAtctgatttgtttgtgtatgtactGGCATAGtttcatgaaaaacacaatttacaccgATTGGCCCTTTTAAAGTTCACAACTGCGAACTGACTTTCCTATATAGATCCGTTCAGCATTGAGGGTTGCAAGCTAATTCCATACAGGTATTTGTCATACAGGTCAACAATAGTCATAATTTAAACAATTGCATTCGCGTTATGACAAAACGTCAGGTGGGAGAAGTAGGCCCTGCCTAGTATAAACA
Coding sequences:
- the xpo6 gene encoding exportin-6 isoform X1; this encodes MASEEASLRALESLMTEFFHSCTTNERKREIEELLNNFAQQTEAWRQCLFFLSNTQNEYVMMYSLTVFENLVNKMWIGVASQDKMEIRSCLPKLLLAQHKTVPFFIRNKLCKVIVDIGRQDWPMFYHDFFTNTLQLIQSPALASLGLMMLKTTSEELACPREDLSVARKDELRKLLLAQVPTVLGLLTGILENYWDKHSVIASTPPPSPTSGESVELLGSLFQDSRYSKLLCQPMATLDNESQQLCCLVLECLAHLFSWIPLSTSITPTLLASIFHFARFGCDLRTKAKPGSFISSNCCSNGQLNPGNMPPAPNGGGRNGQQSEGNKVDRARLGVYAMTCINELVSKNCVPLDFEEYLLRMFQQTFFLLQRLTRENNSHTVKSRLQELDESYLEKFTDFLRLFVSVHLRRIESSPQFPIVEFLGLLFKFTFNQPTHEGYFACLDIWSVFLDFLTTKTKDRLADREIVLNRYKDAIGLLLREVLNRIQFRYNQAQLEELDDETLDDDQQTEWQRYLRQSLEVVAKVMELLPSHAFSTLFPVLQDNLDVYLGLQQFIVTTGSSRRLNVSAENDCRRLHCSLRDLSSLLQAVGRLAEHFTGEVFAARFNDALAVVERLVEVTCYGSRTSLYDLETAVPSVLKPDLIDVHAQALSALQAYSHWLAQFYSEVHSQNQSQFMNLITSTIDASSPLITTKVPDKLMLSACHLMVSITSTVRPVFLVTLPAVRNIFNLITSENQTRRLPQEEHRLVCRALSNMLLLPWPNLPESEQQWQTRSSNHASLLAALTREYKGIRGTVNITPRQPDLDNMKAVMQQTLPVLRDIVDSVSGESTKSRQICYQSLQESVQVSLSLFPVFIQQPDVTDEMLAFFLTLFQALRVQMGVAFTGQIIHTFLSMFTREQLAASILQEGSAGCRVVQKFLKILQVVVQEPGQAFKPFLPSILSLCMEQVYPVVAERSSPDVKAELFELLYQILHQNWRYFFKTSVLTSVQRGAAEDTMENEAQFTAAMQAFGQSFLQPDIHIFKQNICYLESLNSKHKLYHRKLFRTSMLFHFINVLLQVLLHKSHDLLQEEITLAIYNMASVDFDAFYSAFMPEFLNGCQGVDSSQRAVLARNFKLERDLPSFTQSVHRLVNDLRYYRLCNSSLPTGTIKL
- the xpo6 gene encoding exportin-6 isoform X2; translated protein: MASEEASLRALESLMTEFFHSCTTNERKREIEELLNNFAQQTEAWRQCLFFLSNTQNEYVMMYSLTVFENLVNKMWIGVASQDKMEIRSCLPKLLLAQHKTVPFFIRNKLCKVIVDIGRQDWPMFYHDFFTNTLQLIQSPALASLGLMMLKTTSEELACPREDLSVARKDELRKLLLAQVPTVLGLLTGILENYWDKHSVIASTPPPSPTSGESVELLGSLFQDSRYSKLLCQPMATLDNESQQLCCLVLECLAHLFSWIPLSTSITPTLLASIFHFARFGCDLRTKAKPGSFISSNCCSNGQLNPGNMPPAPNGGGRNGQQSEGNKVDRARLGVYAMTCINELVSKNCVPLDFEEYLLRMFQQTFFLLQRLTRENNSHTVKSRLQELDESYLEKFTDFLRLFVSVHLRRIESSPQFPIVEFLGLLFKFTFNQPTHEGYFACLDIWSVFLDFLTTKTKDRLADREIVLNRYKDAIGLLLREVLNRIQFRYNQAQLEELDDETLDDDQQTEWQRYLRQSLEVVAKVMELLPSHAFSTLFPVLQDNLDVYLGLQQFIVTTGSSRRLNVSAENDCRRLHCSLRDLSSLLQAVGRLAEHFTGEVFAARFNDALAVVERLVEVTCYGSRTSLYDLETAVPSVLKPDLIDVHAQALSALQAYSHWLAQFYSEVHSQNQSQFMNLITSTIDASSPLITTKVPDKLMLSACHLMVSITSTVRPVFLVTLPAVRNIFNLITSENQTRRLPQEEHRLVCRALSNMLLLPWPNLPESEQQWQTRSSNHASLLAALTREYKGIRGTVNITPRQPDLDNMKAVMQQTLPVLRDIVDSVSGESTKSRQICYQSLQESVQVSLSLFPVFIQQPDVTDEMLAFFLTLFQALRVQMGVAFTGQIIHTFLSMFTREQLAASILQEGSAGCRVVQKFLKILQVVVQEPGQAFKPFLPSILSLCMEQVYPVVAERSSPDVKAELFELLYQILHQNWRYFFKTSVLTSVQRGAAEDTMENEAQFTAAMQAFGQSFLQPDIHIFKQNICYLESLNSKHKLYHRPADCSLVCLAPNLRTHEHN